A stretch of DNA from Pseudomonadales bacterium:
AGCGCCAGGCAGATGCCCGGCCTGCACCAGGTTCAGCTGGAGGCCTTTGGTAAAGCGAGTCAGGTCAAAAGCGAATCGGGTAAGAGAGAATCAGGTAGAACGATCCAGGTAAAGACAGCCAGGTACAGAGCTTCAGGTACAGAGCTTCAGGTAAAGAGATTCAGGTAAACAGATCATGTCGGAAAAATTGAGAGAAAGCCTGTCGGCGGTGGTGGATGATGAGGCAGATGAATTTGAACTGCGCCGGGTCGTGGATGAACTCGCCAAGGATCCCGGGCTGAAGGCCAGCTGGGATCGTTACCACATGATCGGTACTGTTCTGAGAGGCGAATATGCCCCGAACTCCGCCGGATTGCGCGAGCGGGTCTGGCAGGAGCTGGCCATCGAAGGTGTTGCAGAGTCGGAGTCGTCCGCACCGGAGCAGGCGATCGCCGCTGGATCCGCAGCGAGCCCGAGCAGGCGACCCGGACGCTGGCTGTCCCTCGCGGTGGCGGCAGGCGTGGCCTTCGTTGTCTCGATTGGTGTGGGGAACCTGGATCTGGCAGAGGATCCTCCGGAAGTGGCCGACGTCTCCGCCGGCGTATCTGATGTGCGTGCGGCGGTGAATCAGGCGGTGGTTCTGAAGGCAGTGGCCACGCCCCTCGATGAAATGCGAACAGAGGCCTACAAGGTGGCACATTCCCAGTATCGGGGCATGAACTCTCCGGGTCCGGATGCCTTTGCCAAAATGGTGAGCTACCAGCGGCAATGATGTTATCTGTGATCTGTGGTCAGTTGCTGACTGGTCGGCGTACGCCGGCCGTCGCCCCACGCGGGCCCTGTCAGGGGGTTGCCGTACTGCTGGTCGTCCTGTTGAGCGCATCGGTCCAGGCGGCCACGCAGGATCCGGAGGATCCGCGAGCCTGGCTGCAGGCGATGAACCGGGCCTTCACCGAACTCAGTTACGACGGGATCTTCAGCTACTTCAACGGTTCAGACCTCACCAGTGTGCGTATCGTGCATATGGTCATAGATGGTGAGCAGCGGGAGCGGCTGATCCATCTCAACGGCGCACCCAGAGAAATCGTCCGTACGGGTGAAACCGTGGCCTGCATTCTCATGCCTGGCGACGACCTGCTCGACCTGGAAGGTAATATTCCCTCGGGTCCATTTGCCCGGGCCTTTGTCCGGAAATACGACACCATCTCCGAGCACTACAGCCTGGCGTTTTTCGGTGAAGACAGAGTGGCCGGCCGGCTGGCGGTGCGGCTCGCCATCACACCCCATGACTCGGACCGGTTCGGTTATCGACTGTGGCTCGATCAGGAAACCCGCCTGCTGCTGAAGTCAGAACTGATCGATGCGGACGGTGCGATGCTCGAGGTCTTTCAGTTCAACGAACTGCAGCTTGGAGATGCCGTAGCGGCGGACGCGCTGCTGCCTACCCAGAGGGAAGGTTCGGTGGTCTCCCATCTCACTCTGGCTACCGGGACTGCGGCACCCGTACAGCTGAAACGGACACGCTGGCAACCGGC
This window harbors:
- a CDS encoding sigma-E factor negative regulatory protein, whose protein sequence is MSEKLRESLSAVVDDEADEFELRRVVDELAKDPGLKASWDRYHMIGTVLRGEYAPNSAGLRERVWQELAIEGVAESESSAPEQAIAAGSAASPSRRPGRWLSLAVAAGVAFVVSIGVGNLDLAEDPPEVADVSAGVSDVRAAVNQAVVLKAVATPLDEMRTEAYKVAHSQYRGMNSPGPDAFAKMVSYQRQ
- a CDS encoding MucB/RseB C-terminal domain-containing protein; translated protein: MMLSVICGQLLTGRRTPAVAPRGPCQGVAVLLVVLLSASVQAATQDPEDPRAWLQAMNRAFTELSYDGIFSYFNGSDLTSVRIVHMVIDGEQRERLIHLNGAPREIVRTGETVACILMPGDDLLDLEGNIPSGPFARAFVRKYDTISEHYSLAFFGEDRVAGRLAVRLAITPHDSDRFGYRLWLDQETRLLLKSELIDADGAMLEVFQFNELQLGDAVAADALLPTQREGSVVSHLTLATGTAAPVQLKRTRWQPAWVPEGFVMASADVRMTHDKLKSVNTMMYSDGLAAFSVFIEEMPPVGAASMVSRSGATVAVTHLAGGPESRHQLVTLVGELPTATAQRIAQSIRFE